Genomic DNA from Salinibacter pepae:
ACCGCTTCTTGGGCGACAAGAAGCGGTGCGAGGACCTGCTGCAGGAGACGTTCCTGCGCGTCCACCGGAACCGTCACTCCTACCGGCGCATCGCCAAGTTCTCGACGTGGCTCTACACCATCGCCGGAAACCTCGCGCGCTCCGAGTATCGGAAGCGGAAGCGACGGCGGATGCAGTCGATCCAGTCCGTCAACCGCGACAACGAGGAGTACGAGATGGAGATTCCGGACGAGTCGTTCTCGCCGGACAAGCACGCGGAGAGCACGATTCAGGACCACTACATTCAGGAGGCCATGAACGAGATTCCGCCGGCCTTCCGCGAGGTGGTGGTGCTACGCGACATCCAGCAGCTCGCGTACGACGAGATTGCGGAGATCACGGGCCTGCCGATGGGCACCGTCAAGAGCCGCATCAACCGCGGGCGGACGAAGCTGCAGGCGCTGCTCCAGGACGTATACCCGTTCCAGGAAGAGGAGTAGCCTCGGCCGCACGGTCCACGAGGGTGACTTGCCGATCGCACTGGGCGATGCCACGCCGGATCCCTACAGGGGTCCGGCGTTTTTATTTGGCCCCGCCCCGCCGTCTCTTCCCCGCACGCGACCGGTTCCGT
This window encodes:
- a CDS encoding RNA polymerase sigma factor, whose product is MAKDKAEVVTKKTASKDKNAFNQHEALQEMSDEDLMSQFQAGTVEAFNILVERYSDRLMQYLYRFLGDKKRCEDLLQETFLRVHRNRHSYRRIAKFSTWLYTIAGNLARSEYRKRKRRRMQSIQSVNRDNEEYEMEIPDESFSPDKHAESTIQDHYIQEAMNEIPPAFREVVVLRDIQQLAYDEIAEITGLPMGTVKSRINRGRTKLQALLQDVYPFQEEE